From Pedobacter indicus, a single genomic window includes:
- a CDS encoding helix-turn-helix domain-containing protein, giving the protein MSKLFVKNMVCDRCILVVRAELDKLGIEAKQVGLGEITLDSELAPEKKRQLDSSLEALGFQVIDDKKSRVIEKIKNVIIGWVHYQNNDARTNLSDVLSRELHLDYNYLSNLFSEVEGTTIEKYFIAQKIEKVKELLVYDELSLSEIAFRLNYSSVAYLSNQFKKVTGLTPSHFKQIGKDKRKPLDKV; this is encoded by the coding sequence ATGAGTAAATTGTTTGTAAAAAATATGGTTTGCGATCGCTGTATTTTGGTTGTTCGAGCAGAACTGGATAAGCTGGGAATCGAAGCCAAGCAGGTTGGATTAGGTGAAATAACCTTAGATAGCGAACTTGCACCTGAGAAAAAGAGACAACTGGACTCATCTCTCGAAGCGCTCGGTTTTCAGGTCATTGATGATAAGAAGAGCAGGGTTATTGAAAAAATAAAAAATGTTATTATTGGCTGGGTGCATTATCAGAATAATGATGCTAGAACAAACCTCTCAGATGTGCTGAGTCGGGAACTTCATCTTGATTATAACTACCTGTCGAATCTCTTCTCGGAAGTAGAAGGTACAACGATAGAAAAATATTTTATAGCGCAGAAAATCGAAAAGGTCAAAGAACTATTAGTTTATGATGAGTTGTCATTAAGTGAGATCGCCTTTCGGCTGAACTACTCCAGTGTAGCTTATCTGAGCAACCAGTTTAAAAAAGTAACGGGCTTAACCCCAAGCCATTTTAAACAAATCGGAAAGGATAAGCGAAAGCCGTTGGACAAGGTCTGA